Proteins encoded in a region of the Acidobacteriota bacterium genome:
- the tssI gene encoding type VI secretion system tip protein VgrG, with the protein MGTKQDSRLIKIATPLGEDMILVEAMSVSEEMSKLYSIELDLVHAEEEMDYKPTTVPPADILGKPVAISVMQSDGVERFFHGIVKYFQQGVRHLRFTFYKAVVVPQVWMLTQRQQTKIYQQKSVPDILKEILKGFTSSFELQGTYEKRNYCVQYQETDWDFASRLMEEEGIFYFFEHSQNEHKIVIADTPQSNKECPGKSTIPYALKVGSEEELISSIFSLHTDYRLIPGKVSLWDHNFQLPRKNLEVTKPSRFSVGGNNQLEVYEHPGGYAKKYDGIDKSGGEQANDLQKIFSDNQKHASNLSDAIDAGYATIVGSSDCPSLTPGHRFTLKDHPDSNTNGVYVITEARHTIIQAPSYVSDESPAEAYQNTFKAIAHGAGKPPFRPLPVTPKPRVYGSQTAYVVGPGEIHTDKYGRVKVQFHWDRFGKSDASSSCWVRVAQGWAGNKWGMVFIPRVGMEVVVHFIEGDLDQPIITGCVYNPETMPPYTLPDERTKSTIKTDSSEGGGGFNELRFEDKKGSEQIFIHAEKNQDIRVKNDCMEYIGNDRHLMVKNDQLEKVDKDVHLTVGGNVNQKIGDTLSVNAGSDIHMKAASNVAIEGGSAVHIKAGTTAVIEAGVSLTLKVGGNFININSSGVYISGTMVMLNSGGAAGSGAGCSPEAPKDPKEADQADPGARTPSPKPAPPEPVKSFSPLAISLQRAAEDGTPFCAICAQSNA; encoded by the coding sequence ATGGGAACGAAACAAGACAGCAGGCTGATCAAAATAGCGACCCCGCTCGGCGAGGATATGATCCTCGTAGAAGCAATGAGCGTCTCCGAAGAGATGTCAAAGCTCTATTCTATAGAGCTCGACCTGGTCCATGCCGAAGAAGAGATGGACTATAAACCGACGACAGTTCCGCCGGCAGATATTCTCGGAAAGCCGGTCGCGATCTCCGTAATGCAGTCTGACGGTGTGGAGCGCTTTTTCCACGGCATCGTCAAGTACTTTCAACAGGGCGTTCGCCATTTACGATTCACGTTCTACAAGGCCGTCGTCGTGCCGCAGGTCTGGATGCTTACCCAGCGACAACAGACGAAGATATATCAGCAGAAGAGCGTTCCTGATATCCTCAAGGAGATCCTCAAGGGATTCACGAGCTCGTTCGAACTTCAGGGCACCTACGAAAAACGCAACTACTGCGTTCAGTATCAGGAGACCGATTGGGACTTTGCCTCGCGTTTGATGGAGGAAGAAGGCATCTTCTATTTCTTCGAGCATTCGCAGAACGAACACAAGATCGTGATCGCCGATACTCCGCAGTCGAACAAAGAGTGCCCCGGAAAAAGCACGATCCCCTATGCTCTTAAGGTCGGAAGCGAGGAAGAACTGATCTCGTCGATCTTCAGCCTGCATACGGATTACCGTTTGATACCGGGAAAGGTCTCGCTCTGGGACCACAACTTCCAACTGCCGAGAAAGAACCTCGAAGTGACCAAACCCTCGCGTTTCAGCGTCGGGGGAAACAACCAGCTTGAGGTCTATGAACATCCCGGCGGTTACGCGAAAAAATACGATGGCATTGATAAGAGCGGCGGCGAGCAGGCAAACGATCTTCAAAAGATCTTTAGTGATAATCAGAAGCACGCCTCAAATCTAAGCGATGCCATTGACGCAGGTTATGCCACGATTGTCGGAAGCAGCGACTGCCCTTCACTGACGCCGGGGCATCGCTTCACGCTCAAGGATCATCCTGATTCGAACACCAACGGGGTCTACGTGATCACCGAGGCGAGACACACGATCATCCAGGCCCCGTCTTATGTTTCGGACGAAAGCCCGGCAGAGGCCTATCAGAACACCTTTAAAGCGATCGCCCACGGCGCCGGGAAACCGCCTTTCCGTCCGCTTCCGGTCACCCCGAAACCGAGGGTCTATGGCTCGCAGACGGCTTATGTCGTCGGGCCGGGCGAGATCCACACCGATAAATACGGCCGCGTTAAGGTCCAGTTCCACTGGGACCGCTTCGGAAAAAGCGACGCAAGCAGCTCATGCTGGGTCCGCGTCGCTCAAGGCTGGGCAGGCAACAAATGGGGTATGGTGTTCATTCCGCGCGTCGGGATGGAGGTCGTGGTTCATTTCATCGAGGGCGACCTTGACCAGCCGATCATCACCGGATGCGTTTACAACCCGGAGACGATGCCGCCGTACACCTTGCCCGACGAAAGGACCAAATCGACGATAAAGACCGATTCGTCGGAAGGCGGCGGCGGGTTCAATGAACTCCGTTTCGAAGATAAGAAAGGCAGCGAACAGATCTTCATCCACGCAGAAAAGAACCAGGATATTCGGGTTAAGAACGACTGCATGGAGTACATCGGCAACGACCGGCACCTGATGGTCAAGAATGATCAGCTCGAAAAGGTCGATAAGGACGTCCATTTGACCGTCGGCGGCAACGTCAACCAAAAGATCGGCGATACGCTCTCCGTTAATGCTGGTTCTGACATACACATGAAAGCAGCCAGCAACGTCGCCATTGAGGGCGGATCCGCCGTACATATCAAGGCCGGAACGACTGCCGTTATCGAGGCAGGTGTGAGCCTTACGCTGAAGGTCGGCGGCAATTTCATCAACATCAATTCGAGCGGTGTCTATATCTCCGGAACAATGGTGATGCTCAATAGCGGCGGTGCTGCCGGCTCCGGAGCCGGATGCAGCCCCGAAGCGCCGAAGGATCCGAAGGAAGCCGACCAGGCCGACCCCGGGGCACGAACGCCAAGTCCGAAACCCGCACCTCCAGAGCCGGTTA
- the tssH gene encoding type VI secretion system ATPase TssH gives MNVNLKSLVGRLNDVSRNALEGAAGLCLSRTNYDVEIEHMLVKLLEQDNTDIHRICSHFEINIDRLSKDVNAALDRFKSGNSRTPGLSDRIPEWIQDAWLLASVDHGAARVRSGHLLLALLTNDRTARIARDISKEFDHISLEAFSSGFADITAESAEARDAVALGEAPGVSGGNAVASGIPGKTKALDQYTEDLTAKARSGKIDPVLGRDFEIRQIIDILTRRRQNNPILTGEAGVGKTAVVEGFALRIVEGDVPDPLKNVAVRTLDLGLLQAGAGVKGEFENRLKSVIDEVKASPQPIIMFIDEAHTMIGAGGAAGQNDAANLLKPALARGELRTIAATTWAEYKKYFEKDAALARRFQVVKVDEPDEIKAIAMMRGIADKMESHHNVRILDEAIVECVKLSHRYITGRQLPDKSVSVLDTACAKVAIGQGSIPAPIDDAKRRIQFLDSEIESLEREQVTGTDHDERLEKLIAERAKVEEELAVFNEQFEKEKVLVDQIKKIRTKLEMSRLDGKLSDAIAATNTNGGGEAMAAAATAEADGTPAGDDSGTAAATAPEAATPADLETAKAELKKLTDELKALQGENPLIQPVVNGQAIAEIISGWTGIPIGKMVADEINAVLNLHETLRERVLGQDHALEAIAQRIRTSRAGLTDPKRPIGVFMLVGTSGVGKTETALALAEALYGGERNLISINMSEYQEAHTVSSLKGSPPGYVGYGEGGVLTEAVRRKPYSVVLLDEVEKAHPDVMELFFQVFDKGVLEDGEGREIDFKNCVIILTSNVGTDTIMKLCADPDTKPLPEGIIEAVKPELNKAFKPALLGRMVTVPFYPISDDILRLIIKLQLGKIRDRIADNHGAQFSYDDSVIETVASRCTDVDSGARNVYNILTGTMLPDMSGEVLSRMAAGESIKKVHVGVGDDGNFAYQIT, from the coding sequence ATGAACGTAAATTTGAAATCACTGGTCGGAAGGCTTAATGACGTCTCCCGCAACGCGCTCGAGGGTGCCGCGGGCCTCTGCCTTTCGCGGACCAATTACGACGTTGAGATCGAGCATATGCTCGTCAAGCTCCTCGAACAGGACAATACCGACATCCACCGCATCTGCTCGCATTTTGAGATAAACATCGATCGGCTGTCGAAGGATGTGAACGCCGCTCTCGACCGGTTCAAGTCAGGCAACTCGCGAACGCCGGGGTTAAGTGACCGCATCCCGGAGTGGATCCAGGACGCCTGGCTTCTTGCTTCGGTCGATCATGGAGCGGCACGCGTCCGTTCGGGCCATCTCCTGCTGGCTCTGCTCACGAATGACCGCACGGCGCGCATCGCCCGCGATATCTCTAAGGAGTTTGACCACATTTCGCTCGAGGCATTTTCGTCCGGCTTTGCCGATATCACAGCCGAATCGGCCGAGGCTCGTGATGCCGTTGCTCTCGGCGAGGCTCCGGGCGTTTCCGGCGGCAATGCCGTCGCCTCCGGCATTCCCGGCAAAACAAAAGCACTCGATCAATACACCGAGGACCTGACGGCAAAAGCTCGCTCCGGAAAGATCGACCCAGTGCTCGGGCGTGATTTTGAGATCCGGCAGATCATCGATATCCTCACCCGCCGGCGGCAGAACAACCCGATCCTGACCGGTGAAGCTGGCGTCGGCAAGACAGCCGTTGTCGAAGGCTTCGCGCTTCGCATCGTCGAGGGCGACGTTCCGGACCCGCTCAAGAATGTGGCGGTTCGGACACTCGATCTCGGGCTTCTCCAGGCCGGTGCGGGGGTCAAAGGTGAGTTTGAAAATCGTCTGAAGTCGGTCATCGACGAGGTAAAGGCCTCGCCGCAGCCCATAATTATGTTCATCGACGAAGCCCACACCATGATCGGTGCCGGCGGAGCCGCTGGGCAGAACGACGCTGCGAATCTGCTCAAACCGGCACTTGCCCGCGGCGAACTTCGCACGATCGCGGCGACGACCTGGGCTGAATATAAGAAGTATTTTGAGAAAGACGCGGCACTCGCCCGCCGCTTCCAGGTCGTCAAGGTTGATGAGCCCGATGAGATCAAGGCCATCGCGATGATGCGCGGCATCGCTGACAAAATGGAATCGCACCATAACGTCCGCATCCTTGATGAAGCGATCGTCGAATGCGTCAAGCTCTCGCACCGCTACATAACGGGCCGACAGCTTCCCGACAAATCCGTGTCGGTTCTCGACACCGCGTGTGCCAAGGTTGCCATCGGCCAGGGGTCGATCCCGGCTCCGATCGATGACGCAAAGCGCCGCATCCAGTTCCTCGATTCTGAGATCGAATCGCTCGAACGCGAACAGGTGACAGGAACGGACCACGACGAACGCCTGGAAAAGCTGATAGCAGAACGGGCGAAGGTCGAAGAAGAACTTGCGGTCTTCAATGAGCAGTTCGAGAAGGAAAAGGTTCTCGTTGACCAGATCAAGAAGATCCGCACCAAGCTCGAAATGTCGCGGCTCGATGGCAAGCTTTCTGATGCGATCGCGGCAACAAACACCAACGGCGGAGGCGAAGCGATGGCCGCGGCCGCGACCGCCGAAGCTGACGGAACGCCCGCAGGCGACGACTCGGGAACCGCCGCAGCAACCGCACCCGAAGCAGCAACTCCTGCCGATCTAGAGACAGCGAAAGCGGAACTTAAAAAGCTCACCGACGAGCTAAAAGCTCTCCAAGGCGAGAACCCGCTCATCCAGCCGGTCGTGAACGGACAGGCGATCGCCGAGATCATCTCCGGCTGGACCGGCATCCCGATAGGCAAAATGGTCGCCGACGAGATCAATGCCGTCCTCAATCTGCACGAAACGCTCAGGGAACGTGTTCTCGGACAGGATCACGCCCTTGAAGCCATTGCCCAACGCATTCGCACATCGCGGGCCGGACTCACCGATCCGAAGCGTCCGATCGGCGTCTTCATGCTCGTCGGTACCTCGGGCGTCGGTAAAACGGAAACCGCTCTGGCACTTGCCGAAGCTCTCTACGGCGGCGAGCGGAACTTGATCTCGATAAATATGAGCGAGTATCAGGAAGCTCACACGGTCTCAAGCCTCAAGGGCTCGCCTCCCGGCTACGTTGGTTACGGCGAAGGCGGCGTGTTGACCGAAGCTGTGAGAAGAAAGCCGTACTCGGTCGTCCTTTTAGATGAGGTCGAAAAGGCCCACCCCGACGTGATGGAGCTCTTCTTCCAGGTGTTCGATAAGGGCGTTCTCGAAGATGGCGAAGGCCGGGAGATCGACTTCAAGAACTGCGTCATCATCCTGACGTCCAACGTCGGTACGGACACGATCATGAAGCTTTGTGCCGATCCGGACACGAAGCCGCTTCCCGAAGGAATCATCGAGGCCGTCAAGCCCGAGCTCAACAAGGCGTTCAAGCCCGCTCTGCTCGGCCGTATGGTCACGGTTCCCTTCTATCCGATCTCCGATGATATCCTGCGTCTGATCATCAAGCTCCAGCTCGGCAAGATCCGCGACCGGATAGCGGACAACCACGGTGCGCAATTTTCCTACGACGATTCCGTCATAGAAACGGTAGCATCTCGGTGTACCGATGTTGATAGCGGTGCTCGGAATGTTTATAACATCCTGACGGGGACGATGCTTCCGGACATGAGCGGCGAGGTCCTTTCGCGTATGGCGGCGGGTGAATCCATAAAGAAGGTTCACGTCGGCGTGGGTGATGATGGAAACTTTGCCTATCAGATAACGTAG
- the tssG gene encoding type VI secretion system baseplate subunit TssG: protein MSGKSVREQLFDEPYRFDFFQAVRLLERMAVDKKPVGGKALPKEEPVRIRTRPSLDFPPSEIQEIREVEDEATGERRLEMLINFMGMIGPSGTLPVHYTEQVMDRIRQRDTAMWSFLDIFTHRSASLFYRAWAKYRFPIAYERGNDEFTSYLYDFAGLGTAGLRGRMGFEDEALLPYVGLVSQKPHSASALENILGDYFGVAAKLTQFFGQWLSLTARDITFLGQRNSVLGRSALIGDRVWDQQSKFRVALGPMKFDQFRAMLPNGSGNTPLRSIIRFLAGLETDFDVQLVLEAKQVPGLVLTTRAVRRPMLGWTTWLKSVPFTEDDGQVVLAMDQDAETF from the coding sequence GTGTCAGGCAAGAGCGTAAGAGAACAACTCTTTGACGAACCGTATCGCTTTGATTTCTTTCAGGCGGTCCGCCTTCTTGAGCGCATGGCCGTCGATAAGAAACCGGTCGGCGGTAAGGCTCTGCCAAAGGAAGAACCCGTTCGCATTCGAACGCGGCCGTCGCTCGATTTTCCGCCAAGCGAGATCCAGGAGATCCGCGAGGTCGAGGACGAGGCGACCGGCGAACGCCGGCTCGAGATGCTGATCAACTTCATGGGCATGATCGGCCCCTCCGGCACCTTGCCCGTGCATTATACCGAGCAGGTAATGGACCGCATTCGCCAGCGTGATACGGCGATGTGGTCGTTCCTTGATATCTTTACGCACCGCTCGGCGTCGCTCTTTTACAGGGCTTGGGCAAAGTATCGCTTCCCTATCGCCTATGAACGCGGGAACGATGAATTTACGTCGTATCTTTACGACTTTGCCGGACTCGGAACTGCCGGGCTCCGCGGCCGGATGGGGTTCGAAGATGAAGCTCTGCTGCCCTATGTTGGCCTTGTTTCGCAGAAGCCGCATTCGGCTTCGGCGCTTGAAAATATTCTCGGCGATTACTTTGGCGTTGCGGCAAAGCTTACGCAGTTCTTCGGGCAATGGCTTTCCCTGACCGCCCGAGATATAACGTTCCTCGGCCAACGCAATAGCGTGCTCGGCCGTTCGGCTTTGATCGGTGACCGCGTCTGGGACCAGCAATCCAAATTCCGAGTAGCTCTCGGGCCGATGAAGTTCGATCAGTTTCGGGCGATGCTTCCGAATGGCTCGGGCAATACGCCGCTGCGGTCGATCATTCGATTCCTGGCCGGGCTTGAAACGGACTTTGACGTGCAGTTGGTCCTTGAGGCGAAGCAAGTGCCGGGACTTGTGTTAACGACACGTGCCGTCCGGCGGCCGATGCTCGGCTGGACAACGTGGCTCAAATCAGTGCCGTTCACCGAGGATGACGGCCAGGTCGTTCTGGCGATGGACCAGGACGCAGAAACTTTTTAG
- the tssF gene encoding type VI secretion system baseplate subunit TssF produces the protein MRDELLGYYERELVFLRRMGAEFARKYPKIAARLLLDEEKIEDPHVERIIESFAFLTGRVGLKLDDELPEITESFINLLYPHYLAPIPSMAVTQLSFGSQSDKVTSVQVVERGSRLNSRPVEGTPCQFRTAYDVQLLPIELESAALESPAPKNSQGKYADCFIRLSMACYGGANLHEMKVANDDSNLSSFRFYLDGDPQLVFPLYEIIMNHAVSVEFRPKDPPLGAGTMKTLTNIQLKLPDPVVIPADDAIRQVGFTDDEALLPASKRSFKGYRLLTEYFSFPYKFLFFDILGVDRAVAAKFGSHFDVFIHLRDVTPPIAPVVTETFRLGCTPVINLFNRLADPIYISQQKYEYQIIPDIHRQSATEIYSIDEVYAADPRSGETREFAPFYSLRHAYGDEMEKSYWYAARRQSQRENDEGSEIFLSFVDAKFDPYAPNVEVLNVRATCTNRDLPARLPFGGKESDFDVEGTALVSRVRCLTKPTETIRPPQRRALQWRLISHLNLNYLSIVADRNGTPEALQEILHLYNFDDSSVTRKQILGITGIETRKAVRQVGGKIGAGFVRGLETTLTFDEEQFVGSGLFLFACVLERFLALYSSINSFNQLIIRSEQREADIKVFPPRTGEQVLL, from the coding sequence ATGAGAGACGAACTACTTGGATATTACGAACGCGAGCTGGTCTTCCTGCGCCGGATGGGTGCGGAATTTGCGCGTAAGTATCCGAAGATCGCCGCTCGCCTTCTGCTCGATGAAGAAAAGATCGAAGACCCGCACGTCGAGCGGATCATCGAATCCTTTGCTTTTCTGACCGGCCGCGTCGGCCTCAAGCTCGATGATGAACTCCCGGAAATAACCGAGTCGTTCATCAATCTGCTTTACCCGCATTATCTTGCCCCGATCCCGTCGATGGCCGTCACGCAGCTCTCATTCGGATCGCAAAGCGACAAGGTCACATCGGTCCAGGTGGTCGAGCGCGGTTCGCGGCTCAATTCGCGCCCCGTCGAGGGCACTCCATGTCAGTTTCGAACGGCCTATGACGTTCAACTGCTGCCGATCGAACTCGAATCCGCGGCACTCGAATCGCCGGCCCCGAAAAATTCTCAAGGCAAATATGCCGATTGCTTCATCCGCCTGAGCATGGCCTGCTACGGCGGGGCGAATCTCCATGAGATGAAGGTCGCGAACGATGATTCAAACCTCTCGTCTTTTCGTTTCTACCTTGACGGCGACCCGCAGCTCGTCTTCCCGCTCTACGAGATCATAATGAACCACGCGGTCTCGGTCGAATTTCGGCCGAAAGATCCGCCGCTCGGAGCAGGGACAATGAAGACCCTGACCAACATCCAGCTCAAGCTGCCGGATCCGGTCGTCATTCCCGCCGATGATGCCATTCGCCAGGTCGGCTTCACCGATGACGAGGCTCTGCTGCCGGCTTCAAAGCGTTCATTCAAGGGTTACCGGCTGCTGACCGAGTATTTCTCATTCCCTTATAAGTTTTTGTTCTTTGATATTCTTGGCGTCGACCGGGCCGTCGCCGCAAAGTTCGGCAGCCACTTTGACGTGTTCATCCATCTTCGCGATGTCACGCCGCCGATCGCTCCGGTGGTTACTGAAACCTTCCGGCTTGGCTGCACTCCGGTGATAAATCTTTTCAACCGGCTTGCCGACCCGATCTATATCTCACAGCAAAAATACGAGTATCAGATCATCCCGGACATCCACCGCCAGTCGGCAACCGAGATCTATTCGATCGATGAGGTCTATGCCGCCGATCCACGTTCGGGCGAGACCCGTGAGTTTGCACCATTCTATTCGCTCCGCCACGCCTACGGCGATGAGATGGAGAAGTCATACTGGTACGCCGCCCGGCGCCAGTCGCAGCGTGAAAACGACGAGGGCAGCGAGATCTTTCTTTCGTTCGTTGATGCAAAGTTCGACCCCTATGCTCCGAATGTAGAGGTGCTAAATGTGCGGGCGACGTGTACCAACCGCGACCTTCCGGCACGGCTTCCGTTCGGCGGAAAGGAAAGCGATTTTGACGTTGAGGGCACGGCTCTCGTTTCGCGCGTCCGTTGCCTGACGAAACCGACCGAGACCATTCGCCCGCCGCAAAGGCGTGCACTTCAATGGCGGTTGATCTCGCATTTGAATTTGAATTATCTTTCGATCGTCGCGGATAGGAACGGAACGCCCGAGGCCCTGCAAGAGATATTGCATCTCTATAATTTTGACGATTCGTCGGTTACGCGAAAGCAAATACTCGGCATCACCGGCATCGAAACCCGGAAGGCCGTGCGGCAGGTCGGCGGCAAGATCGGCGCCGGGTTTGTCCGCGGGCTTGAAACAACATTGACCTTTGACGAGGAGCAGTTCGTAGGAAGCGGCCTATTCCTTTTCGCCTGTGTGCTTGAGCGTTTTCTTGCACTTTACTCGTCGATCAATTCGTTCAATCAATTGATCATCCGCTCCGAACAACGTGAAGCGGATATTAAGGTCTTCCCGCCGCGAACCGGTGAGCAGGTCTTACTTTAG
- the tssE gene encoding type VI secretion system baseplate subunit TssE, with amino-acid sequence MSRFGNEIRVTPSVFDRLIDLDPRVSEEPPKSHTASVNELKQSVRRDLEWLLNTRCHTEALDDRLEEAPRSVAFYGLPDFTGVSVKNHNEQKRMVREIEEALKIFEPRFKNLKVTMEPVNHIDRQIRFRIEAILDIEPTPEPVVFDSVLQSGSGNFSVAEG; translated from the coding sequence ATGTCGCGATTCGGCAATGAGATCAGGGTCACACCGTCGGTTTTTGACCGGCTTATCGACCTTGACCCGCGGGTCAGCGAGGAGCCGCCGAAGTCGCACACGGCCTCGGTCAACGAACTGAAACAGTCGGTCCGCCGCGATCTTGAGTGGCTGCTCAATACCCGTTGCCACACCGAGGCTCTCGACGATCGGCTCGAAGAGGCACCGCGGTCGGTCGCTTTTTACGGCTTACCGGACTTCACAGGCGTAAGCGTCAAGAACCATAACGAACAAAAGCGGATGGTCCGCGAAATAGAAGAGGCACTTAAGATCTTTGAGCCCCGGTTCAAGAACCTGAAAGTGACGATGGAACCCGTAAACCACATCGACCGACAGATCCGGTTTCGCATTGAGGCCATCCTCGATATCGAGCCGACGCCAGAACCGGTCGTTTTCGATTCGGTACTGCAATCGGGCTCGGGAAATTTCTCGGTTGCCGAGGGCTAA
- a CDS encoding type VI secretion system tube protein Hcp — translation MASADYYLKIDTIEGESEAVGFEKQMQIESWSFGATNSGSSGVGTGLGTGKVSLQDFHFVIQNGKASAQLFLKCAKGNHIPQAILSCRKTGGDGNPYTYYKVTFGDVVLSSFQTGGSNGSGALPMEQVSFNFTKITFEYFQQKADGSVALTNTTSYDIKKVEGSGA, via the coding sequence ATGGCAAGTGCAGATTATTATTTGAAGATAGACACGATCGAAGGCGAATCAGAAGCCGTCGGTTTTGAAAAGCAGATGCAGATCGAATCATGGTCGTTCGGAGCAACGAACTCGGGATCTTCGGGTGTCGGTACCGGTCTCGGAACCGGAAAGGTATCCCTTCAGGATTTCCACTTCGTCATCCAGAATGGCAAGGCCTCGGCCCAGCTCTTCTTGAAATGTGCAAAGGGCAACCACATTCCGCAGGCGATCCTTTCTTGCCGAAAGACGGGCGGCGACGGCAACCCGTACACCTACTACAAGGTGACCTTCGGCGACGTGGTCCTCTCGAGCTTCCAGACCGGCGGTTCGAACGGATCGGGAGCCCTTCCGATGGAGCAGGTCTCGTTCAACTTCACGAAGATCACTTTCGAGTACTTCCAGCAGAAGGCGGACGGTTCGGTGGCACTCACCAACACGACCAGCTACGACATCAAGAAGGTCGAAGGCAGCGGAGCGTAA
- the tssC gene encoding type VI secretion system contractile sheath large subunit yields the protein MAAKKQEEAAVQTVETAEEGGLLDKILTEGRMARDEFQKERAKDMISEFVNQVMSGELTMTKNMDVAINSRIAEIDRLISAQMNEIMHQEDFQKLEGSWRGLHHLLKNTLTGPQLKIRVMSVTKKELLKDFERALEFDQSTLFRKVYEEEYGTFGGAPYGALIGDFEFGNHPQDMALLEKLSEVAAAAHAPFLSAASADMFGWDTFSEMSEVRDITKIFDRAEYMKWRSFRDSEDSRYVGLTLPHVLMREPYGAATKPTESFRFEEDVDGKDHKKYLWGNAAYALGTRLTEAFSMHGWCVAIRGVEGGGLVQGLPTHTFETDEGEVAMKCPTEVAITDRREKEFSDNGFIPLVHCKGTDYAAFFATQSANKSKKYDTDAANANARLSSQLQYIFAVSRFAHYLKSMMRDKIGSFMSREEAERFLNRWITKYVLENDVAPADQKAKYPLREARVDVAEIPGKPGCYRAVAFLRPHFQLDELSVSLRLVADLPPPAK from the coding sequence ATGGCAGCCAAGAAACAAGAAGAAGCCGCCGTCCAAACGGTGGAAACCGCCGAAGAAGGCGGACTGCTTGACAAGATCTTGACAGAAGGCCGCATGGCCCGCGACGAGTTCCAGAAAGAGCGTGCAAAAGACATGATCTCGGAATTCGTCAATCAAGTGATGTCCGGTGAATTGACGATGACCAAGAACATGGACGTCGCTATCAATTCGCGTATCGCTGAGATCGACCGCCTGATCTCGGCACAGATGAACGAGATCATGCACCAAGAGGACTTCCAGAAACTAGAAGGCTCATGGCGCGGACTTCATCACCTGCTCAAGAATACGCTCACCGGCCCGCAGCTCAAGATCCGCGTAATGAGCGTAACGAAAAAGGAACTGCTCAAGGACTTCGAAAGGGCACTTGAGTTTGACCAATCGACGCTCTTCCGCAAGGTTTACGAAGAAGAATACGGAACCTTCGGCGGTGCCCCTTACGGCGCATTGATCGGAGACTTTGAGTTCGGCAACCATCCGCAGGATATGGCCCTTCTCGAAAAGCTTTCAGAGGTCGCCGCGGCAGCCCACGCCCCGTTCCTGAGCGCGGCCTCGGCCGACATGTTCGGCTGGGACACCTTCTCGGAAATGAGCGAGGTCCGCGACATCACGAAGATCTTCGACCGGGCTGAATATATGAAGTGGCGCAGCTTCCGCGATTCGGAAGATTCACGCTACGTCGGCCTGACGCTTCCGCACGTTCTAATGCGTGAGCCTTACGGAGCGGCCACCAAGCCGACCGAAAGCTTCCGCTTTGAAGAGGACGTCGACGGCAAGGACCACAAGAAATACCTCTGGGGCAATGCCGCTTACGCTCTCGGCACGCGGCTTACTGAGGCTTTCTCAATGCACGGCTGGTGCGTCGCTATCCGCGGCGTAGAGGGCGGCGGCCTTGTCCAGGGCCTTCCGACCCATACCTTCGAGACCGACGAGGGCGAGGTCGCGATGAAGTGCCCGACCGAAGTTGCGATCACGGACCGCCGCGAGAAGGAATTCTCGGACAACGGCTTCATTCCGCTGGTCCACTGCAAAGGCACCGATTACGCTGCGTTCTTTGCCACACAGTCGGCGAATAAATCCAAGAAGTACGATACCGATGCGGCCAATGCCAACGCGCGGCTTTCCTCACAGCTTCAGTACATCTTCGCCGTTTCGCGGTTCGCTCATTATCTGAAATCAATGATGCGCGACAAGATCGGCTCGTTCATGTCGCGAGAAGAGGCCGAACGCTTCCTCAACCGCTGGATAACGAAGTATGTGCTCGAGAACGACGTAGCCCCCGCCGATCAGAAAGCGAAGTATCCGCTCCGTGAGGCTCGTGTTGACGTTGCGGAGATACCGGGCAAGCCGGGCTGCTATCGTGCAGTCGCATTCTTGCGGCCGCACTTCCAGCTTGACGAACTCTCTGTGAGCTTGCGTCTGGTCGCGGATCTTCCGCCGCCGGCGAAGTAA
- the tssB gene encoding type VI secretion system contractile sheath small subunit: MPTKESLQHKIDRVRPPRVQITYDVEVGGAIELKELPFVIGVMGDFTGKPEEPLPAFKNRKFVEVDPDNFNQVLAGMKPRLAYTVDNKLQDDGSKMGVELKFNSIEDFEPDNVVQQVEPLRKLVEARQKLADLRSKMDGNEKLETMLEDIISDAGKQKELSDQLGLGSKEE, encoded by the coding sequence ATGCCAACAAAAGAAAGTCTGCAACATAAGATCGACCGCGTCCGACCGCCGCGTGTACAGATCACTTACGATGTCGAGGTCGGCGGAGCGATCGAACTTAAGGAGCTTCCGTTCGTCATCGGCGTGATGGGTGATTTTACCGGTAAACCGGAAGAACCACTTCCGGCCTTCAAAAACCGGAAATTCGTTGAGGTGGACCCGGACAACTTCAATCAGGTTCTCGCCGGAATGAAGCCGCGGCTTGCCTATACGGTGGACAATAAGCTGCAGGATGACGGAAGCAAGATGGGAGTCGAGCTGAAATTCAACAGTATCGAGGACTTTGAGCCCGACAATGTCGTCCAACAGGTCGAGCCGCTCCGCAAGCTCGTCGAAGCCCGCCAAAAGCTCGCCGACCTTCGCTCAAAGATGGACGGCAACGAGAAGCTCGAGACAATGCTTGAAGACATTATCTCGGATGCGGGTAAGCAAAAGGAACTGAGCGACCAGCTCGGACTTGGGTCGAAGGAGGAATAG